In Nocardioides conyzicola, one genomic interval encodes:
- a CDS encoding F0F1 ATP synthase subunit epsilon, translating to MADNDQLQVELVAADRTVWSGQATMVVAKTAEGDIGVLRNHMPVLSLLVDGVVEIVPVDGERMYAAVDGGFLSVANNRVSILSQFAALSHEIDVAAARAELESAQSEGDEGEERAKRAEVRIRAAEKAS from the coding sequence ATGGCGGACAACGACCAGCTGCAGGTCGAGCTCGTCGCGGCCGACCGGACCGTGTGGTCCGGTCAGGCCACGATGGTCGTCGCCAAGACCGCGGAGGGTGACATCGGTGTGCTGCGCAACCACATGCCGGTGCTCTCCCTGCTGGTCGACGGGGTCGTCGAGATCGTCCCCGTCGACGGTGAGCGGATGTACGCCGCCGTCGACGGCGGGTTCCTCTCGGTCGCCAACAACCGGGTCTCGATCCTGAGCCAGTTCGCCGCGCTGTCCCACGAGATCGATGTGGCGGCGGCGCGGGCCGAGCTGGAGTCGGCCCAGTCCGAGGGTGACGAGGGCGAGGAGCGCGCGAAGCGCGCCGAGGTCCGGATCCGGGCGGCCGAGAAGGCTTCCTGA
- the atpD gene encoding F0F1 ATP synthase subunit beta produces MTATVEETTETGSAGVGRIARVIGPVVDIEFPADSMPEMYNKLETELTLGGETKTLSLEVAQHIGDGMVRAISLQPTDGLVRGAQVTDTGGPITVPVGNDTLGKVFNTLGECLNLEEGQSLETTERWGIHRKAPAFDQLESKTQMFETGIKVIDLLAPYVLGGKIGLFGGAGVGKTVLIQEMIARVARDHGGVSVFAGVGERTREGNDLIVEMEEAGVIGQTALVFGQMDEPPGTRLRVALSALTMAEYFRDVQNQDVLLFIDNIFRFTQAGSEVSTLLGRMPSAVGYQPNLADEMGTLQERITSTRGHSITSLQAIYVPADDYTDPAPAATFAHLDATTELSRDIASQGIYPAVDPLTSTSRILDAQYIGQAHYDCAIRVKQILQRNKELQDIIAILGVDELSEEDRIIVSRARRIQRFLSQNTYVAKQFTGLEGSTVPIGDTIEAFNKIADGDYDHVAEQAFFMCGGLDDVEKKWAEIQKNL; encoded by the coding sequence ATGACTGCCACTGTTGAAGAGACCACGGAGACCGGCTCGGCTGGAGTCGGCCGTATCGCCCGGGTCATCGGCCCGGTCGTCGACATCGAGTTCCCCGCGGACTCGATGCCCGAGATGTACAACAAGCTCGAGACCGAGCTGACCCTGGGCGGCGAGACCAAGACCCTGTCGCTCGAGGTCGCCCAGCACATCGGCGACGGCATGGTCCGCGCCATCTCGCTGCAGCCCACCGACGGCCTGGTCCGCGGTGCGCAGGTGACCGACACCGGCGGCCCGATCACGGTCCCCGTCGGCAACGACACCCTGGGCAAGGTGTTCAACACCCTGGGCGAGTGCCTCAACCTCGAGGAGGGCCAGAGCCTCGAGACCACCGAGCGCTGGGGCATCCACCGCAAGGCGCCGGCGTTCGACCAGCTCGAGTCCAAGACGCAGATGTTCGAGACCGGCATCAAGGTCATCGACCTGCTCGCGCCGTACGTCCTCGGCGGCAAGATCGGCCTGTTCGGTGGTGCCGGTGTCGGCAAGACCGTGCTGATCCAGGAGATGATCGCCCGGGTCGCGCGCGACCACGGTGGTGTGTCGGTGTTCGCCGGCGTCGGCGAGCGCACCCGTGAGGGCAACGACCTCATCGTCGAGATGGAGGAGGCCGGCGTCATCGGCCAGACCGCCCTCGTCTTCGGCCAGATGGACGAGCCGCCGGGCACCCGCCTGCGGGTCGCGCTGTCGGCGCTCACGATGGCGGAGTACTTCCGCGACGTGCAGAACCAGGACGTGCTGCTCTTCATCGACAACATCTTCCGGTTCACCCAGGCCGGCTCCGAGGTGTCCACCCTGCTCGGCCGGATGCCGTCCGCCGTGGGCTACCAGCCCAACCTCGCCGACGAGATGGGCACGCTCCAGGAGCGGATCACCTCGACGCGTGGTCACTCGATCACCTCGCTGCAGGCGATCTACGTGCCGGCCGACGACTACACCGACCCGGCACCGGCGGCGACGTTCGCGCACCTCGACGCGACCACCGAGCTGTCCCGCGACATCGCGTCGCAGGGCATCTACCCGGCGGTCGACCCGCTGACGTCGACCTCGCGGATCCTGGACGCCCAGTACATCGGGCAGGCTCACTACGACTGCGCGATCCGCGTCAAGCAGATCCTGCAGCGCAACAAGGAGCTCCAGGACATCATCGCGATCCTCGGTGTCGACGAGCTCTCCGAAGAGGACCGGATCATCGTGTCTCGGGCTCGCCGGATCCAGCGGTTCCTGTCGCAGAACACCTACGTGGCCAAGCAGTTCACCGGCCTCGAGGGCTCGACGGTGCCGATCGGCGACACCATCGAGGCGTTCAACAAGATCGCGGACGGCGACTACGACCACGTCGCCGAGCAGGCCTTCTTCATGTGCGGCGGTCTGGACGACGTCGAGAAGAAGTGGGCCGAGATCCAGAAGAACCTCTGA
- a CDS encoding F0F1 ATP synthase subunit C: MADATTTAQAIKLAGAFVGGGIALAGGAIGAGIGDGLAGSSYIEGVARQPEAQGRLQTIFFLTVGLVEAMFFINLAFMALFVFVLGA, encoded by the coding sequence ATGGCAGACGCAACGACAACCGCCCAGGCAATCAAGCTGGCCGGCGCCTTCGTCGGCGGTGGCATCGCCCTTGCCGGTGGCGCCATCGGAGCCGGTATCGGTGACGGCCTCGCGGGTTCGTCCTACATCGAGGGCGTCGCTCGCCAGCCCGAGGCCCAGGGCCGCCTGCAGACGATCTTCTTCCTGACGGTCGGCCTGGTCGAGGCGATGTTCTTCATCAACCTCGCCTTCATGGCGCTGTTCGTCTTCGTCCTCGGCGCGTGA
- a CDS encoding FAD-binding oxidoreductase, with amino-acid sequence MTVELNADQRTATPQPAAHALRGLIGGRVHLPGDAGYDAARLPWNVAVDQRPAAVAVPRSAAEVATVVRIAGEAGLRVAPQSTGHNAGPLAAQGLDDVVIIRTSEMSTAIADPVRGIVRVEGGAIWEPAVDAAAAHGQAVLHGSSPDVGIAGYSLGGGIGWYARQHGLACNSITAVEIVLADGELVRADAHTNAELFWAVRGGGGSFGVVTAIELKMYDIATAYAGMLMWRLADIEPVLREWAAWAPTAPDEVTTSFRAMRLPPMPELPDFLRGQELVVIDGAVLGSDERGEELLAGLRALNPFMDTFARVPAKSLVRLHMDPEGGAPFASDSAMLGAFPDAAVDAFLAEAGPDAQTSLLMAELRQLGGALGRSAEGSGVLSRLDAEFVSFAGGIAATPEMGAQAHADAVRFTEALAPFANGREYLNFAENPVDTRAAYGADVWTQLTGIRSAVDPHGVFAANHPVPRLFENGAPTS; translated from the coding sequence ATGACCGTCGAGCTCAACGCCGACCAGCGCACCGCCACCCCCCAGCCCGCCGCCCACGCTCTCCGTGGCCTGATCGGCGGCCGGGTCCACCTGCCCGGTGACGCCGGGTACGACGCCGCCCGTCTGCCCTGGAACGTCGCCGTCGACCAGCGCCCCGCCGCCGTCGCCGTACCGCGGTCCGCGGCGGAGGTCGCCACCGTCGTCCGGATCGCCGGCGAGGCCGGCCTCCGGGTCGCGCCGCAGAGCACCGGCCACAACGCCGGCCCGCTCGCGGCCCAGGGCCTCGACGACGTCGTCATCATCCGCACCTCCGAGATGAGCACCGCGATCGCCGACCCGGTCCGCGGCATCGTCCGGGTCGAGGGCGGCGCCATCTGGGAGCCCGCGGTGGACGCCGCGGCCGCCCACGGCCAGGCCGTCCTGCACGGCTCCTCCCCCGACGTCGGGATCGCCGGCTACAGCCTCGGCGGTGGCATCGGGTGGTACGCCCGCCAGCACGGCCTCGCCTGCAACAGCATCACCGCGGTGGAGATCGTGCTCGCCGACGGCGAGCTGGTGCGCGCCGACGCCCACACCAACGCCGAGCTCTTCTGGGCCGTGCGCGGTGGCGGCGGCAGCTTCGGCGTCGTGACCGCCATCGAGCTCAAGATGTACGACATCGCGACGGCGTACGCCGGCATGCTGATGTGGCGGCTCGCCGACATCGAGCCGGTCCTGCGCGAGTGGGCCGCCTGGGCGCCGACCGCGCCCGACGAGGTCACCACGTCGTTCCGCGCGATGCGGCTGCCCCCGATGCCCGAGCTGCCGGACTTCCTCCGCGGCCAGGAGCTGGTCGTCATCGACGGTGCCGTCCTCGGCTCCGACGAGCGCGGCGAGGAGCTGCTCGCCGGCCTGCGCGCCCTGAACCCGTTCATGGACACGTTCGCTCGGGTGCCGGCGAAGTCGCTGGTCCGCCTGCACATGGACCCCGAGGGCGGCGCACCCTTCGCGTCCGACTCGGCGATGCTCGGGGCGTTCCCGGACGCCGCCGTCGACGCCTTCCTGGCCGAGGCCGGCCCGGACGCCCAGACCTCGCTGCTGATGGCCGAGCTCCGCCAGCTCGGCGGCGCCCTCGGGCGCTCGGCCGAGGGCAGCGGCGTGCTGTCCCGCCTCGACGCGGAGTTCGTCAGCTTCGCCGGTGGCATCGCGGCCACCCCGGAGATGGGCGCCCAGGCGCACGCCGACGCGGTCCGCTTCACCGAGGCGCTGGCGCCGTTCGCCAACGGCCGGGAGTACCTCAACTTCGCCGAGAACCCCGTGGACACCCGCGCGGCGTACGGCGCCGACGTGTGGACCCAGCTGACCGGCATCCGCAGCGCCGTCGACCCGCACGGCGTCTTCGCCGCCAACCACCCGGTGCCGCGCCTCTTCGAGAACGGAGCCCCCACCAGCTGA
- a CDS encoding ATP synthase subunit I produces MSDVQPPSKPSIWRVVKDQRKIELVALGLMVASFWLAGAAGEWGLAGCIAGGVFLGLVNHLSTEYWLLRTISSGEQPTRNQMIVSTVVRLTVLTVVAVGVAVIFWPDGIGLLLGLAIFRLIALVMTTIPLLKELKNP; encoded by the coding sequence ATGAGTGACGTCCAGCCCCCCAGTAAGCCGTCGATCTGGCGGGTGGTGAAGGACCAGCGCAAGATCGAGCTGGTCGCCCTCGGCCTGATGGTCGCCAGCTTCTGGCTGGCGGGCGCGGCGGGCGAGTGGGGCCTCGCGGGCTGCATCGCCGGCGGCGTCTTCCTCGGGCTGGTCAACCACCTGTCGACCGAGTACTGGCTGCTCCGGACCATCTCGTCCGGCGAGCAGCCCACCCGCAACCAGATGATCGTGTCCACGGTCGTGCGCCTGACGGTGCTCACGGTGGTCGCGGTGGGCGTTGCTGTGATCTTCTGGCCTGACGGCATCGGGCTGCTGCTCGGCCTGGCCATCTTCCGGCTCATCGCTCTGGTGATGACCACGATCCCGCTGCTGAAGGAGCTGAAGAACCCATGA
- a CDS encoding F0F1 ATP synthase subunit delta, whose protein sequence is MDLRGASAESLRELSAELDETLSGGADAERVARELYNVASLLRAEPALRRFATDASLPAAAKQGLVKDVFAGKFDDATLALVSSAAGRRWTATRDLAAATERLSELAAVASVGSDANRLVDELFLLGQTLGANHDLRDALADPARSTEDKAALLDALLGGKALPATVALAKQGLGGTYRTLTGALAAYREVAADASGEAVATVRVVQPLGDGERERLAAALSRQYGKQVHLNEIVEPGVLGGMRVEIGDDVIDGTVSSRLDDARRKLVG, encoded by the coding sequence ATGGATCTGCGTGGAGCATCGGCCGAGTCCCTCCGGGAGCTCAGCGCCGAGCTGGACGAGACGTTGAGCGGTGGTGCCGACGCCGAGCGCGTGGCCCGCGAGCTTTACAACGTCGCGTCGCTGCTGCGGGCCGAGCCGGCACTGCGCCGGTTCGCGACCGACGCCTCGCTGCCTGCTGCGGCCAAGCAGGGTCTCGTCAAGGACGTGTTCGCCGGCAAGTTCGACGACGCGACGCTCGCGCTGGTCTCCAGCGCGGCGGGGCGGCGCTGGACGGCGACCCGCGACCTGGCGGCCGCGACCGAGCGGCTCAGCGAGCTCGCCGCGGTCGCGTCGGTCGGGTCGGACGCCAACCGGCTCGTCGACGAGCTCTTCCTGCTCGGTCAGACGCTCGGCGCCAACCACGACCTGCGTGACGCGCTGGCCGACCCGGCCCGCTCGACGGAGGACAAGGCGGCGCTGCTCGACGCGCTCCTCGGCGGCAAGGCGCTCCCGGCGACGGTGGCCCTGGCCAAGCAGGGGCTCGGCGGCACCTACCGGACGCTCACCGGTGCGCTCGCGGCGTACCGCGAGGTGGCGGCCGACGCGAGCGGCGAGGCCGTGGCCACGGTCCGCGTCGTGCAGCCGCTCGGTGACGGCGAGCGGGAACGACTGGCCGCGGCGCTGTCGCGGCAGTACGGCAAGCAGGTCCACCTCAACGAGATCGTCGAACCCGGCGTGCTCGGTGGGATGCGGGTCGAGATCGGTGACGACGTCATCGACGGCACCGTGTCGAGCCGGCTCGACGACGCCCGGCGCAAGCTGGTCGGCTGA
- the atpA gene encoding F0F1 ATP synthase subunit alpha has protein sequence MTELSIRPEEIRDALQKYVADYQPEAASKEEVGTVATAGDGIARVTGLPSAMANELLEFEDGTLGLALNLDTREIGVVILGDFDKIEEGQTVRRTGEILSVPVGDNFLGRVVDPLGTPIDGLGDIESDVRRPLELQAPTVMQRKSVHEPLATGIKAIDSMTPIGRGQRQLIIGDRATGKTTIAIDTIINQKQNWESGDENKQVRCIYVAIGQKGSTIASVRGALEEAGALEYTTIVASPASDSAGFKYLAPYTGSAIGQQWMYEGKHVLIVFDDLSKQAEAYRAVSLLLRRPPGREAYPGDVFYLHSRLLERCAKLSDELGAGSMTGLPIIETKANDVSAFIPTNVISITDGQIFLQSDLFAANQRPAIDVGISVSRVGGAAMTKALKAVTGSLKVDLAQFRAMEAFAMFASDLDAASRQQLDRGQRLMALLKQPAYSPYPLEEMTVSLWIGTTGRLDRVPADDVLRFEREFLDFLRRSHDGILSAIRETQKFEDSTASDLEGAYDSFLDQFETSDGGSIKVGNEPKAEALEDQDVEQEQIVKQKRG, from the coding sequence ATGACGGAGCTTTCGATCCGTCCGGAGGAAATCCGCGACGCGCTGCAGAAGTACGTCGCCGACTACCAGCCCGAGGCAGCGAGCAAGGAAGAGGTCGGCACGGTCGCGACCGCCGGCGACGGCATCGCTCGTGTCACCGGTCTGCCCTCGGCGATGGCCAACGAGCTGCTGGAGTTCGAGGACGGCACGCTGGGCCTGGCCCTGAACCTCGACACCCGCGAGATCGGCGTCGTCATCCTCGGTGACTTCGACAAGATCGAGGAGGGCCAGACGGTCCGCCGTACGGGCGAGATCCTCTCGGTCCCGGTCGGCGACAACTTCCTCGGTCGCGTCGTGGACCCGCTCGGCACCCCGATCGACGGCCTCGGCGACATCGAGTCCGACGTACGCCGCCCGCTGGAGCTCCAGGCCCCGACGGTCATGCAGCGCAAGTCGGTGCACGAGCCGCTCGCCACCGGCATCAAGGCGATCGACTCGATGACCCCGATCGGCCGCGGCCAGCGCCAGCTGATCATCGGTGACCGCGCGACCGGCAAGACGACGATCGCGATCGACACGATCATCAACCAGAAGCAGAACTGGGAGTCGGGCGACGAGAACAAGCAGGTCCGCTGCATCTACGTCGCCATCGGCCAGAAGGGCTCGACCATCGCCTCCGTGCGTGGCGCCCTCGAGGAGGCCGGCGCGCTGGAGTACACCACGATCGTCGCCTCGCCGGCGTCGGACAGCGCGGGCTTCAAGTACCTCGCCCCCTACACCGGCTCGGCCATCGGCCAGCAGTGGATGTACGAGGGCAAGCACGTCCTCATCGTGTTCGACGACCTGAGCAAGCAGGCCGAGGCCTACCGCGCCGTGTCGCTGCTGCTGCGTCGTCCGCCGGGCCGCGAGGCCTACCCGGGTGACGTCTTCTACCTGCACAGCCGGCTGCTCGAGCGGTGCGCGAAGCTGTCCGACGAGCTGGGCGCGGGCTCGATGACCGGCCTGCCGATCATCGAGACCAAGGCCAACGACGTGTCGGCGTTCATCCCGACCAACGTCATCTCGATCACGGACGGCCAGATCTTCCTGCAGTCCGACCTGTTCGCGGCCAACCAGCGGCCCGCGATCGACGTCGGCATCTCGGTGTCGCGCGTCGGTGGTGCGGCCATGACGAAGGCGCTCAAGGCCGTGACCGGCTCGCTGAAGGTCGACCTCGCGCAGTTCCGCGCGATGGAGGCGTTCGCGATGTTCGCGTCCGACCTGGACGCCGCGTCGCGTCAGCAGCTCGACCGCGGTCAGCGCCTGATGGCGCTCCTCAAGCAGCCGGCGTACTCGCCGTACCCGCTCGAGGAGATGACGGTCTCGCTGTGGATCGGCACCACCGGTCGCCTCGACCGCGTGCCGGCCGACGACGTGCTGCGCTTCGAGCGCGAGTTCCTCGACTTCCTGCGCCGCTCGCACGACGGCATCCTCTCGGCCATCCGGGAGACCCAGAAGTTCGAGGACAGCACTGCCTCGGACCTCGAGGGTGCCTACGACTCCTTCCTCGACCAGTTCGAGACCTCGGACGGCGGGTCGATCAAGGTCGGCAACGAGCCCAAGGCCGAGGCGCTCGAGGACCAGGACGTCGAGCAGGAGCAGATCGTCAAGCAGAAGCGGGGCTGA
- a CDS encoding MraY family glycosyltransferase: protein MREYLLVFLVAAATTYLLTVVAREIALRTGAVAKVRDRDVHAVPIPYLGGIAMLGGLVAAYAVARQLPFLSRSDTFVFRDAGVVLIAGALICAVGVLDDLFELDALTKLGGQVLAAGFLIAFGIQYIFFPGTGGVQITIDNAQGALLTGVVVVATVNAVNFVDGLDGLAAGIVGIGAVAFFLYCYQLSNINDLTLATTGALLSAALAGACAGFLPHNFHQARLFMGDSGSMLIGLVLSASTVTLTGQFSPTQITDNPASTAASFVPTLLPLLLPVSILIVPMLDLVLAIVRRTRAGRSPFAPDKQHLHHRLLEIGHSQRRAVLIMYLWAALVAFGTVLVSLYSQKTWTWVALGSMATVTVALTFLLPKLHHRVAIPSDEP, encoded by the coding sequence TTGCGGGAGTACCTCCTCGTCTTCCTCGTCGCCGCGGCGACGACGTACCTCCTGACGGTCGTCGCCCGCGAGATCGCCCTCCGGACCGGTGCGGTCGCCAAGGTCCGCGACCGCGACGTGCACGCCGTGCCGATCCCCTACCTGGGCGGCATCGCGATGCTGGGCGGCCTGGTCGCGGCGTACGCCGTCGCCCGTCAGCTGCCCTTCCTCTCGCGCAGCGACACCTTCGTCTTCCGCGACGCGGGCGTGGTGCTGATCGCCGGGGCGCTGATCTGCGCGGTCGGGGTGCTCGACGACCTGTTCGAGCTGGACGCGCTGACCAAGCTCGGCGGCCAGGTGCTCGCGGCGGGCTTCCTGATCGCGTTCGGGATCCAGTACATCTTCTTCCCCGGCACGGGCGGGGTGCAGATCACGATCGACAACGCCCAGGGCGCCCTGCTGACCGGCGTCGTGGTCGTGGCGACCGTCAACGCGGTCAACTTCGTCGACGGGCTCGACGGGCTGGCGGCCGGCATCGTCGGGATCGGCGCCGTCGCGTTCTTCCTCTACTGCTACCAGCTCTCGAACATCAACGACCTGACGCTCGCGACCACCGGAGCCCTGCTCAGCGCGGCCCTGGCGGGCGCCTGCGCGGGGTTCCTGCCGCACAACTTCCACCAGGCGCGGCTCTTCATGGGCGACAGCGGGTCGATGCTGATCGGGCTCGTGCTGTCGGCGAGCACGGTCACGCTGACCGGGCAGTTCAGTCCCACCCAGATCACGGACAACCCCGCCAGCACCGCGGCCAGCTTCGTGCCGACCCTGCTCCCGCTGCTGCTGCCGGTCTCGATCCTGATCGTGCCGATGCTCGACCTGGTCCTCGCGATCGTGCGCCGCACCCGGGCCGGTCGGTCGCCGTTCGCGCCGGACAAGCAGCACCTGCACCACCGGCTGCTCGAGATCGGCCACTCCCAGCGGCGCGCCGTGCTGATCATGTACCTCTGGGCGGCCCTGGTGGCCTTCGGCACGGTCCTGGTGAGCCTGTACAGCCAGAAGACCTGGACCTGGGTCGCCCTGGGCTCGATGGCGACCGTGACAGTCGCCCTGACCTTCCTCCTGCCCAAACTGCACCATCGTGTAGCGATCCCGTCGGACGAGCCGTAG
- the atpB gene encoding F0F1 ATP synthase subunit A, with protein sequence MTGLLPFASDIEIGHHVQRTWAGMTFNIDTIISTIVAGVLVLLLGWWGTRALTKDTPDHVPSKPQILWELVVGEVNKQVNDNLGRVHPYVAPLAISLFFFILFCNWLELVPTELTINGHDVHLLPAPTADTNLTYALAAVTMVSVWAYGIQQKGVKGYFKHFAEPFPVLLPLNVLEELIKPITLALRLFGNIFAGGIMLALIGLIPLYAMWAPNLLWKAFDAIIGVIQAFIFALLTVLYFAMAGAGHEEHESHEEHEDEQRKKKAADAAAAEKAAPVPAS encoded by the coding sequence ATGACCGGCCTCCTGCCGTTCGCCTCTGACATCGAGATCGGCCACCACGTCCAGCGGACGTGGGCCGGGATGACCTTCAACATCGACACGATCATCTCCACGATCGTCGCCGGCGTCCTGGTCCTCCTGCTCGGCTGGTGGGGCACCCGTGCCCTCACCAAGGACACCCCCGACCACGTGCCGTCCAAGCCGCAGATCCTGTGGGAGCTCGTCGTCGGCGAGGTCAACAAGCAGGTCAACGACAACCTCGGCCGGGTGCACCCGTACGTCGCACCGCTGGCGATCTCGCTCTTCTTCTTCATCCTCTTCTGCAACTGGCTCGAGCTGGTGCCGACCGAGCTGACCATCAACGGTCACGACGTGCACCTGCTGCCGGCCCCGACCGCCGACACCAACCTGACCTACGCGCTCGCCGCGGTCACGATGGTCAGCGTCTGGGCCTACGGCATCCAGCAGAAGGGCGTCAAGGGCTACTTCAAGCACTTCGCCGAGCCGTTCCCGGTGCTGCTGCCGCTGAACGTCCTCGAGGAGCTGATCAAGCCGATCACGCTGGCCCTCCGACTCTTCGGCAACATCTTCGCCGGCGGCATCATGCTGGCGCTGATCGGCCTCATCCCGCTCTACGCGATGTGGGCCCCCAACCTGTTGTGGAAGGCCTTCGACGCCATCATCGGTGTCATCCAGGCGTTCATCTTCGCGCTCCTGACGGTGCTCTACTTCGCGATGGCCGGAGCCGGCCACGAGGAGCACGAGTCCCACGAAGAGCACGAGGACGAGCAGCGCAAGAAGAAGGCTGCCGACGCAGCAGCGGCCGAGAAGGCCGCCCCCGTTCCAGCGTCCTGA
- a CDS encoding F0F1 ATP synthase subunit gamma produces the protein MALSVREYRARIKSTESMKKITRAMELIAASRIIKAQQRAQSAAPYARELTRAVSAVATYSNVDHPLTREPEEAKRAAVLIVTSDRGLAGAYSSSVLKEAERLAEKLRGEGKEIDTYIAGRKGEAYYKFRGRPVKRSWNGFSDQPSFEVAHEIGQTLIDAFLDEDGGVDEVHVVFTRFKSMLVQEPTDVRLLPLEVVEGEEKPGSAEVLPLYEFEPSPEAVLDGLLPQYVQSRIFFALLQAAASELAARQKAMKSATDNADELIKKYTRIANQARQAGITQEISEIVGGVNALADANAGSE, from the coding sequence ATGGCTCTATCGGTGCGCGAGTACCGGGCGCGGATCAAGTCGACGGAGTCGATGAAGAAGATCACCCGCGCCATGGAGCTCATCGCCGCGTCCCGGATCATCAAGGCGCAGCAGCGGGCGCAGTCGGCAGCGCCGTACGCCCGCGAGCTGACCAGGGCGGTCTCGGCCGTGGCGACGTACTCCAACGTCGACCACCCGCTGACGCGGGAGCCCGAGGAGGCCAAGCGGGCTGCGGTGCTCATCGTGACGAGCGACCGCGGCCTGGCCGGTGCCTACTCCTCGAGCGTGCTCAAGGAGGCGGAGCGGCTCGCCGAGAAGCTCCGGGGCGAGGGCAAGGAGATCGACACCTACATCGCCGGGCGCAAGGGCGAGGCCTACTACAAGTTCCGTGGTCGGCCCGTGAAGCGGTCGTGGAACGGGTTCTCCGACCAGCCGAGCTTCGAGGTCGCGCACGAGATCGGGCAGACCCTGATCGACGCCTTCCTCGACGAGGACGGCGGTGTCGACGAGGTGCATGTCGTCTTCACCCGATTCAAGTCGATGCTGGTGCAGGAGCCGACCGACGTACGACTGCTGCCCCTCGAGGTCGTCGAGGGCGAGGAGAAGCCCGGCTCCGCCGAGGTGCTCCCGCTCTACGAGTTCGAGCCGTCGCCGGAGGCGGTGCTCGACGGGCTGCTTCCGCAGTACGTCCAGAGCCGCATCTTCTTCGCGCTGCTGCAGGCCGCGGCCTCCGAGCTCGCCGCCCGTCAGAAGGCGATGAAGTCGGCCACGGACAACGCGGACGAGCTCATCAAGAAGTACACACGGATCGCCAACCAGGCCCGTCAGGCCGGTATTACCCAGGAAATCAGCGAGATCGTCGGTGGCGTCAACGCGCTGGCCGACGCCAACGCCGGGAGTGAGTGA
- a CDS encoding DUF2550 domain-containing protein — translation MPVWQWLLDAAGALLVLVLFYGIGLIVRRRLLSRNGGTFELSYRVRQEHAGRGWLLGLGRYSGESLQWFRYFSLWPGPKRVLQRSEVTYLDSRAPEGSEQMSLYPEHVVLSCSTPDGLIELAMSPASLMGFQSWLESGPPGTDWTRGPRQ, via the coding sequence ATGCCGGTGTGGCAGTGGCTTCTCGACGCCGCTGGTGCGCTGCTCGTCCTGGTCCTGTTCTACGGCATCGGCCTGATCGTCCGCCGGCGCCTGCTGTCCCGCAACGGCGGCACGTTCGAGCTCAGCTACCGCGTCCGGCAGGAACATGCCGGGCGCGGTTGGCTTCTCGGGCTCGGTCGCTACTCCGGTGAGTCCCTGCAGTGGTTCCGCTACTTCTCGCTGTGGCCCGGACCCAAGCGGGTCCTGCAACGCTCCGAGGTCACCTACCTCGACAGCCGGGCGCCCGAGGGCTCGGAGCAGATGTCCCTCTACCCCGAGCACGTGGTGCTGTCCTGCTCCACCCCGGACGGCCTGATCGAGCTGGCCATGTCGCCCGCCTCGCTGATGGGCTTCCAGTCCTGGCTCGAGTCCGGCCCGCCCGGCACCGACTGGACCCGCGGCCCCCGTCAATAA
- a CDS encoding F0F1 ATP synthase subunit B: MASPAVTPMADNFLVPNATFLVELLAFLVLLFLLARYIIPPINRAMTARQDAIREQFAELDEAKSEASAAEEEFKSQIADARHEAARIREEAREQGAAIIAEMREQAQAEAARIVEHAHVQIEADRKAAAASLRGEVGTLATTLAGRIVGESLDDEARQSRVVDRFLTELEGAS; encoded by the coding sequence ATGGCAAGCCCTGCGGTCACCCCCATGGCGGACAACTTCCTGGTGCCCAACGCCACGTTCTTGGTCGAGCTCCTCGCCTTCCTGGTGCTGCTGTTCCTCCTGGCGCGCTACATCATCCCGCCGATCAACCGCGCGATGACGGCCCGCCAGGACGCGATCCGGGAGCAGTTCGCCGAGCTGGACGAGGCCAAGTCCGAGGCCAGCGCGGCCGAGGAGGAGTTCAAGTCGCAGATCGCCGACGCGCGCCACGAAGCGGCGCGCATCCGCGAGGAGGCACGCGAGCAGGGTGCCGCGATCATCGCCGAGATGCGTGAGCAGGCCCAGGCCGAGGCAGCGCGGATCGTCGAGCACGCCCACGTGCAGATCGAGGCCGACCGCAAGGCCGCCGCCGCGTCGCTGCGGGGCGAGGTCGGCACGCTCGCGACCACCCTGGCCGGCCGCATCGTCGGGGAGTCCCTCGACGACGAGGCTCGTCAGAGCCGCGTGGTCGACCGGTTCCTCACGGAGCTGGAAGGCGCCAGCTGA